A genomic stretch from Antarcticibacterium flavum includes:
- a CDS encoding HAMP domain-containing sensor histidine kinase has product MKIKYKIAAIFSLICSAMIGLTGIFLYILFEDNLENRFEERLLQRAVLAAEILLEKDELNESTYEAITLRYLQKLPAEKVFYLRTNNGVINYSQIPVEFANVNEIETAIEEDYNFFEVGKLKVCSLYYEDNQGNYIVLLAARDLNGEEQLNFLQRTIWIIIITALFIIALISLLFANQILKPINSMISRVQEIRSNKLELRLDEGKGKDEISRLAQTFNEMLSRLENSFYTQRKFIQNASHELRTPLTVILGEAEYALKSGKLEEDQEMAMQKIYQQADHLRQLLNSLLQLSEIRNDNFQSSFEILRLDELVQQVVINTNQTISAGKIHLEYKDTETLSTDSFEILGNELWLEIAFTNLLTNALKYSGNKPVKVTLLHAREKVEVFVEDKGIGIANDEIEKIFTPFYRGSNAGTKKGYGIGLALTRNIVKIHKGEINIESRPNKGSIIKVELPKAVNF; this is encoded by the coding sequence TGATAGGCCTTACCGGCATTTTTTTATATATTTTATTTGAGGATAACCTTGAAAACCGGTTTGAGGAAAGGTTGCTTCAAAGGGCTGTTCTTGCTGCTGAAATTCTTCTGGAAAAGGATGAACTCAATGAAAGTACGTACGAAGCTATTACCCTTAGGTATTTGCAGAAGTTGCCGGCCGAAAAGGTTTTTTACCTCAGGACTAATAATGGAGTGATCAATTACTCCCAAATTCCGGTAGAATTTGCAAATGTCAATGAAATCGAAACTGCCATTGAAGAGGACTACAACTTTTTCGAGGTAGGGAAATTAAAGGTGTGTAGCCTTTATTATGAGGACAACCAGGGAAATTATATAGTTCTGCTCGCTGCCAGGGATTTAAACGGGGAAGAGCAGCTAAATTTTTTGCAGAGGACAATTTGGATCATAATTATTACAGCACTCTTTATAATAGCTTTGATCTCACTCCTCTTTGCAAATCAAATCCTTAAACCTATTAATTCAATGATAAGCCGGGTGCAGGAAATAAGAAGTAATAAACTGGAACTGCGTCTTGATGAGGGAAAGGGTAAGGATGAGATTTCCAGGCTTGCACAAACGTTTAATGAGATGCTCTCCCGTCTTGAAAATTCATTTTACACACAAAGGAAATTTATTCAAAATGCATCTCACGAATTGCGCACCCCTCTTACTGTAATCCTCGGTGAGGCAGAATATGCGCTTAAATCGGGCAAATTAGAGGAGGACCAGGAAATGGCAATGCAAAAAATATATCAACAGGCAGATCATTTAAGGCAATTATTAAATTCCTTGTTACAGCTTTCAGAAATAAGGAATGATAATTTCCAATCAAGTTTCGAGATCCTGCGCCTGGATGAGCTTGTGCAACAAGTTGTTATAAATACCAACCAAACAATTTCAGCAGGAAAGATTCATCTCGAATATAAGGATACTGAAACCCTATCGACAGATTCCTTTGAGATCCTTGGAAATGAGCTATGGCTGGAAATAGCTTTTACCAACCTGCTCACAAATGCCCTCAAGTATTCCGGAAACAAACCTGTGAAAGTCACCCTCCTTCATGCCAGGGAAAAGGTCGAGGTTTTTGTTGAAGATAAAGGCATTGGAATTGCAAATGATGAGATAGAAAAGATCTTCACGCCGTTCTACCGTGGCAGCAATGCCGGGACGAAAAAAGGCTACGGCATAGGTCTCGCGCTTACCCGCAATATTGTAAAAATCCATAAAGGGGAGATCAATATAGAATCCCGTCCAAACAAGGGATCAATTATAAAGGTAGAGCTACCAAAGGCAGTAAACTTTTAA
- a CDS encoding HAEPLYID family protein, whose protein sequence is MNSTSTSFLFLFILFMVPNAMKAQENGNRSEEDLPLKLEHAEPLYIDLIRDLGARKGEKEWNIGAGISDNLDFDSYEFLVEYEWAVADRLGLEIEVPVTIFSRNALNRGMFNRPNDRIESLKLAGQYTFLVSEKLQTSLAIGNIAEIELVDLNSLSFNNLTQGLVINPFFVAATRLTSSWHALLYTGPRFFTGWNGHENSFAYEINSNLHYMIPNTSNFIGLEVNQLIEDGQLKTVLRPQMRVEIKDSLKIGIVPGISLNRDEERFSSFIRLIYEPEH, encoded by the coding sequence ATGAATAGTACATCCACCTCATTTCTTTTTTTATTTATATTATTCATGGTTCCTAATGCTATGAAAGCCCAGGAAAACGGCAACCGGAGTGAGGAAGACCTACCATTAAAACTTGAACATGCCGAGCCTCTTTATATTGACCTCATAAGGGATCTGGGTGCCAGAAAGGGTGAAAAGGAGTGGAACATAGGTGCAGGAATTTCAGATAACCTCGATTTTGACAGTTACGAATTCTTAGTTGAATATGAGTGGGCAGTGGCAGACAGGCTGGGCCTGGAAATTGAAGTTCCGGTAACAATCTTCAGCCGTAATGCTTTAAACCGGGGAATGTTTAACCGGCCCAATGACAGGATAGAAAGCCTGAAACTGGCAGGACAATATACTTTTCTCGTCTCAGAAAAACTTCAAACCTCCCTAGCAATTGGAAATATTGCAGAGATAGAACTTGTAGATCTAAACAGCCTTTCTTTTAATAATCTCACACAAGGGCTGGTTATCAATCCCTTCTTTGTTGCCGCCACAAGGCTTACATCCTCCTGGCACGCCTTATTATACACGGGACCAAGGTTCTTTACAGGCTGGAATGGACATGAAAACAGTTTTGCCTACGAAATTAACTCAAACCTGCACTATATGATTCCAAATACCTCCAACTTTATTGGACTGGAGGTGAATCAATTGATCGAGGACGGGCAATTAAAAACGGTATTAAGGCCGCAAATGAGAGTAGAGATAAAGGACTCCTTGAAAATAGGAATTGTACCGGGTATCTCATTAAACAGGGATGAGGAAAGATTTAGTTCTTTTATAAGGTTGATCTACGAGCCAGAGCATTAA
- a CDS encoding 3D domain-containing protein: MNNRKSKRHTYFKPLLQVLLVTGFLYLSAGFSGCNFNSEAEEPVEIWDSLTVTASAYNSLGYQTGGNPRVTAWGDTIEPGMKVIAVSRDLIEKGLDHNTPVKIEGFEGVFLVKDKMHYRWKNKIDIYMGEDVKRARKWGRKKVNIAYQIIPADTLQTTED; this comes from the coding sequence ATGAACAACCGGAAAAGTAAGAGACATACATACTTTAAACCCCTATTACAGGTACTACTTGTAACGGGATTTTTATATTTATCTGCAGGTTTTTCCGGTTGTAATTTTAACAGTGAAGCAGAGGAGCCTGTAGAGATATGGGACAGCCTTACGGTAACTGCCTCTGCCTATAATTCTCTGGGTTATCAAACCGGGGGAAATCCCAGGGTAACGGCCTGGGGTGATACCATCGAGCCCGGTATGAAGGTGATTGCAGTATCCAGGGACCTCATTGAAAAGGGACTGGACCATAACACCCCGGTAAAGATCGAAGGGTTTGAAGGTGTATTTTTAGTTAAGGATAAAATGCATTACCGCTGGAAAAACAAGATTGATATTTATATGGGCGAGGATGTCAAGCGTGCCCGTAAATGGGGCCGTAAAAAAGTAAATATCGCCTACCAGATCATTCCTGCCGATACATTACAGACAACGGAAGATTAA